From a single Osmerus mordax isolate fOsmMor3 chromosome 14, fOsmMor3.pri, whole genome shotgun sequence genomic region:
- the htt gene encoding huntingtin isoform X3 has product MATMEKLMKAFESLKSFQQQQGPPTAEELVQKQKKELATTKKDRVTHCLTICENIVAQSLRTSPEFQKLLGIAMEMFLLCSDDRESDVRMVADECLNKIIKALMDSNLPRLQLELYKEIKKNGASRSLRAALWRFAELAHLIRPQKCRPYLVNLLPCLTRITKRQEETVQETLAAAVPKILGALGHFANDGEVKVLLKSLVANLKSSSPTIRRTAASSAVSVCQHSRRATYFYTWLLNVLLGLLVPVDEERANHVILGVLLTLRYLMPLLQQQVNTSSLKGSFGLMRKEADIQPTPEQLLQVYELTLHYTQHRDHNVVTAALELLQQVFRTTPPELLHMLITAGSMPHASVFRQDAESRGRSGSILEFIAGGGSSCSPLVLRKQKGKLLSGEEEGLEEDPERAEGTAGAFSAEGTAQVDIITEQPRSSQHALQPGDSVDLSASSEQGGGALGEGAETPESPNEEDMLSRSSSGGANATPETADYTTPENATPDGPLDAPLGPNDRSLPPSDSSQTTTEGPDSAVTPSDVAELVLDGSESQYSGMQIGTLQDEEEEGTGPSSLEEHTQPFSQSALALSKPHLLEGRGHNRQASDSSVDHFPPAEEALEPEPDHKPSRIKGPIGHYTDQGAEPLVHCTRLLAASFLLTGQKNGLVPDKEVRVSVKALAVSCMGAAVALHPEAFFNTLYLEPLDGTPVGEQQYISDVLGLGAHGDPQIRGATAILCGALIQAALTKTRFNIHSWLASVHSTTGNPLSLVDLVPVLQKTLKDESSVTCKMACSAVRHCIMTLCSSTLSELGLQLLIDLLTLKDCSYWLVRTELLETLAEMDFRLVNFLERKTEKLHKGEHHYTGCLRLQERVLNDVVIHLLGDDDPRVRHVAASTVSRLVSRLFYDCDQGQTDPVVAIARDQSSVYLQLLMHETQPPSQFTVSTITRTYRGYNLSQSVSDVTVENNLSRVITAVSHALTSSSSRALTFGCCEALCLLTSNFPACSWSTGWHCGYVSSSVSHSSRSSLSRSRGRALSLSQPGVGNVVEEGRRTLTVGMANMVLSLLSSAWFPLDLSAHQDAMLLAGNLLAAAAPKCMRSPWAGEEEGSPAPAAPGKVEEPWAALGERPLVALVEHLFSHLLKILNICAHVLDDTPPGPAVKATLPSLANTPSLSPIRRKGKEKEALEPSSTPMSPKKAGEVAGGRASESSASTSVNKSSTLGSFYHLPPYLKLYDVLKATHANYKVTLDLHSTNEKFGGFLRSTLDVLSQLLEMATLHDIGKCVEEILSYLKSCFSREPTMATVCVQQLLKTLFGTNLASQYEGALSGPSRSQGRALRLGSSSLRPGLYHYCFMAPYTHFTQALADASLRNMVQAEQEQDASGWFDVMQKVSNQLKSSITNVTRQRGDKNAIHNHIRLFEPLVIKALKQYTTSTSVGLQRQVLDLLAQLVQLRVNYCLLDSDQVFIGFVLKQFEYIEVGQFRDSEAIVPNIFFFLVLLSYERYHSKQIISIPKIIQLCDGIMASGRKAVTHAIPALQPIVHDLFVLRGSNKADAGKELETQKEVVVSMLLRLIQHHQVLEMFILVLQQCHKENEDKWKRLSRQIADVILPMIGKQQMHLDSPEALGVLNTLFETVAPSSLRPVDMLLKSMFTTPATMASVGTVQLWVSGILAILRVLVSQSTEDIVLSRVHELSLSPSLLSCPAIRHLHLDGPAPPPPGPAPSGGPEANVETQRAAPEETFARFLLQLVGVLLEDISSRQVKVDMTEQQHTFYCQQLGTLLMCLIHIFKSGMFRRITAAATRLLKGEGGAAAAGGGASDGGEFYPLEGLNAMVQCLTTTHPSLVLLWCQVLLIIHYTNYSWWAEVHQTPRGHSLSSSKLLSPHSSSEGEEEKPEARLAMVNREIVRRGALILFCDYVCQNLHDSEHLTWLMVNHVRDLINLSHEPPVQDFISAVHRNSAASGLFIQAIHSRCDNLATPTMLRKTLQCLEGIHLSQSGSLLMLYVDKLLSTPFRVLARMVDTLACRRVEMLLAETLQNSVAQLPVEELDRLQEYLQTSGLAQRHQRFYSLLDRFRATVAEETSSPAPPVTSHPLDGDPPPAPELVIADKEWYVSLVKSQCCLRGDGALTETTELLTKLPPTDLSSIMSCKEFNLSLLCPCLSMGLQRLTRGQGSLLLETALQVTLEQLGSVTQQLPVPHQSFLPPSEPSPYWDKLAEVYGEAGFCPRVLSLCRALSQYLLCVSQLPSSFHIPSDKEHLITSFTCLVTEVVAWRLLQDQVPLSVDLQGALSCLCLALQQPCIWSRLASAAYTTHTCSLVHCLRLLITAVAVGPGDQLLRPERKIDKGRDSDSDQVDSPHLDNVCERRACETMAELVEGLQSVLALGHHRNSSIPAFLTPTLRNIVISLSRLPLVNSYTRVPPLVWKLGWSPRPGGEFGTALPEIPVEFLQEKDVFREFLYRINTLGWSSRTQFEETWATLLGVLVTQPLPMDQEEETQQEEDLERTQINVLAVQAISSLVLSAMTLPTAGNPAVSCLEQQPRNKSLKALDTRFGRKLSVIRGEVEREIQALVSKRDNVHTHHPYHAWDPVPSLSAASAGTLISHEKLLLQINTERELGNMDYKLGQVSIHSVWLGNNITPLREEEWGEDEEDETDAPAPTSPPTSPINSRKHRAGVDIHSCSQFLLELYSQWVLPGSPSNRRTPVVLISEVVRSLLAVSDLFTERNQFDMMFSTLMELQKVHPPEDEILNQYLVPAICKAAAVLGMDKAIAEPVCRLLETTLRSTHLPSRMGALHGVLYVLECDLLDDTAKQLIPAVSEYLLSNLRAIAHCVNLHNQQHVLVMCAVAFYMMENYPLDVGADFTAGVIQTCAVMVSSSEESTPSVIYHCVLRGLERLLLSEQLSRLDSEALVKLSVERVNMPSPHRAMAALGLMLTCMYTAVVASGSEVTEVRGQVGVGEAVAVTAGPVGFSSGKEKASPGRPADADPQAPDSESVIVAMERVSVLFDKIRKGFPSEARVVARILPQFLDDFFPPQDVMNKVIGEFLSNQQPYPQFMASVVYKVFQTLHATGQSSMVRDWVLLSLSNFTQRTPVAMAMWSLSCFFVSASTSQWISALLPHVISRMGKSEVVDVNLFCLVAMDFYRHQIDEELDRRAFQSVFETVASPGSPYHQLLACLLSIHQDTSL; this is encoded by the exons ATGGCCACCATGGAGAAGCTAATGAAGGCCTTTGAGTCTCTCAAGTCATTCCAGCAACAACAGGGCCCCCCAACAGCCGAAGAGCTTGTCCAAAAACA GAAGAAGGAGCTGGCCACCACCAAGAAGGACAGGGTCACACATTGCCTGACCATATGTGAGAACATTGTGGCTCAGTCTCTGAG AACGTCTCCGGAGTTCCAGAAGCTGCTGGGCATTGCCATGGAGATGTTCCTGCTGTGCAGCGACGACCGCGAGTCGGACGTCCGTATGGTGGCCGACGAGTGCCTGAACAAAATCATCAAA gcGTTGATGGACTCCAACCTTCCTCGGCTGCAGCTGGAACTGTACAAAGAGATTAAAAAG aatggtGCCTCCCGGAGCCTGAGGGCGGCCCTCTGGAGGTTCGCTGAGCTCGCTCACCTCATCAGGCCACAGAAATGCAG acccTACCTGGTGAACCTGTTGCCGTGTCTGACCAGGATCACCAAGCGGCAGGAGGAGACCGTGCAGGAGACGCTGGCGGCCGCCGTCCCCAAGATCCTGGGAGCCCTCGGCCACTTCGCCAACGACGGCGAGGTCAAGGTGCTGCTGAAGTCGTTGGTGGCCAACCTCAAGTCCAGCTCGCCCACCATCCGGCGCACGGCAGCCAGCTCTGCCGTCAGCGTGTGCCAGCACTCCCGCCGCGCCACCTACTTCTACACCTGGCTGCTCAATGTGCTgctgg GCCTGCTGGTGCCTGTGGATGAGGAGCGGGCCAACCACGTGATCCTGGGGGTGCTGTTGACCCTGCGCTACCTGATGcccctgctccagcagcaggtCAACACCAGCAGCCTCAAGGGCAGCTTCGGGCTCATGAGGAAGGAGGCCGACATCCAGCCCACACCAGAGCAGCTGCTgcag gtgtaCGAGCTGACCCTCCACTACACACAGCACAGGGACCACAATGTGGTCACGGCCGCTCTGGAGCTGCTGCAGCAGGTGTTCAGGACCACGCCCCCCGAGCTCCTGCACATGCTCATCACGGCCGGCAGCATGCCGCACGCCAGCGTGTTCCGCCAGGACGCCGAGAGCCGCGGGCGCTCCGGGAGCATCCTCGAGTTCATCG CTGGGGGAGGGTCTTCCTGCAGTCCACTCGTCCTCAGGAAACAGAAAG GCAAGCTGctgtcaggggaggaggagggcttagAGGAGGACCCTGAGAGGGCGGAGGGCACGGCCGGAGCATTCTCAG CTGAGGGGACTGCCCAGGTAGACATCATCACGGAACAGCCGCGctcctcccagcatgcactgcagCCCGGCGACTCCGTCGACCTCAGCGCCTCCTCCGAGCAAGGGGGCGGGGCTCTGGGAGAGGGGGCGGAGACTCCGGAGTCGCCCAACGAGGAGGACATGCTGAGCCGGAGCTCCAGCGGCGGGGCCAACGCCACCCCGGAGACGGCCGACTACACCACGCCGGAGAACGCCACGCCCGACGGACCGCTGGACGCTCCGCTGGGTCCTAACGACCGCTCTCTCCCGCCCAGCGACTCCTCCCAGACCACCACAGAAGGACCCGACTCTGCCGTCACACCCTCCGATGTTGCAGagctg GTCCTGGATGGCAGTGAGAGCCAGTACTCAGGGATGCAGATTGGAACGCTgcaggacgaggaagaggaggggaccgGCCCTTCCTccctggaggaacacacacagcccttctCCCAGTCTGCCCTGG ctctgaGTAAGCCCCACCTGCTGGAGGGCAGAGGTCACAACAGGCAGGCGTCTGACAGCAGCGTGGACCACTTCCCCCCCGCCGAGGAGGCGCTGGAGCCCGAGCCAGACCACAAG CCGTCGAGAATCAAGGGCCCCATTGGCCACTACACAGACCAGGGGGCGGAGCCACTGGTGCACTGCACTCGGCTGCTCGCCGCCTCCTTCCTCCTGACTGGACAGAAGAACG GTCTAGTCCCAGACAAGgaggtgcgtgtgagtgtgaagGCGCTGGCCGTCAGCTGCATGGGCGCGGCCGTGGCGCTGCACCCCGAGGCCTTCTTCAACACCCTGTACCTGGAGCCGCTGGACGGCACCCCTGTGgggg AGCAGCAGTACATCAGTGACGTGCTGGGCCTGGGGGCCCACGGGGACCCCCAGATCCGAGGGGCCACCGCCATCCTGTGTGGGGCCCTCATCCAGGCAGCCCTCACCAAGACACGCTTCAACATCCACAGCTGGCTGGCCAGCGTACACAGCACaactg gtaacCCTCTGTCCCTGGTGGACCTGGTGCCTGTGCTCCAGAAAACTCTGAAGGATGAGTCCTCCGTTACTTGCAAGATGGCCTGTTCTGCAGTCAGg cactGCATCATGACCCTCTGCAGCAGCACTCTGAGTGAGCTGGGCCTGCAGCTGCTCATCGACCTCCTGACCCTGAAGGACTGCTCCTATTGGCTGGTCAGGACGGAACTCCTGGAGACCCTGGCGGAGATGGACTTCCG GTTAGTGAATTTCCTGGAGAGGAAAACTGAGAAATTGCACAAAGGGGAGCATCACTACACTGGG TGCCTGCGTCTGCAGGAGAGGGTGCTGAACGACGTGGTCATCCACCTGCTGGGGGATGACGACCCCAGGGTGCGACacgtggctgcctccactgTCAGCAG gttgGTGTCCAGGCTGTTCTATGACTGTGACCAGGGCCAGACTGACCCTGTGGTGGCCATAGCCCGGGACCAGAGCAGCGTCTACCTCCAGCTGCTCATGCACGagacccagcccccctcccagttCACCGTCAGCACCATCaccag GACGTATCGAGGCTACAACCTGTCCCAGAGTGTGTCTGACGTGACGGTGGAGAACAACCTGTCCAGAGTCATCACCGCTGTGTCCCacgccctcacctcctcctcctccagggccctgact tttgGCTGCTGCGAGGCCTTGTGCCTGCTCACCTCCAACTTCCCAGCATGCAGCTGGAGCACGGGCTGGCACTGCGGCTACGTCAGCTCCTCCGTCAGCCACTCGTCACGCTCCAGCCTGAGCCGCAGCCGGGGCAGGgcgctcag cttgTCCCAGCCAGGTGTGGGTAacgtggtggaggagggcaggaggacccTGACAGTGGGCATGGCCAAcatggtcctctctctcctctcctccgcctggtTCCCCCTCGACCTGTCGGCCCACCAGGACGCCATGCTGCTGGCCGGCAACCTGCTCGCAG cggCCGCACCCAAGTGCATGCGCAGCCCCTgggccggggaggaggagggcagcccCGCCCCCGCTGCGCccgggaaggtggaggagcccTGGGCGGCCCTGGGAGAGCGGCCCCTGGTGGCCCTGGTGGAGCACCTCTTCTCACACCTCCTCAAGATCCTCAACATCTGCGCCCACGTGCTGGACGACACGCCGCCGGGCCCCGCCGTCAAG gccaccctcccctccttggCCAACACTCCGTCGCTCAGCCCCATCCGGCGGAAGGGCAAGGAGAAGGAGGCGTTGGAGCCCAGCTCCACGCCCATGAGCCCCAAGAAGGCCGGcgaggtggcgggggggcgggcgTCCGAAAGCTCCGCCTCCACCTCCGTCAACAAGTCCAGCACCCTGGGCAGCTTCTACCACCTGCCCCCCTACCTCAAGCTGTACGACGTGCTCAAGGCCACGCACGCCAACTACAAG GTAACACTGGACCTTCACAGCACCAATGAGAAGTTTGGAGGGTTCCTGCGCTCCACGCTGGACGTCCTCTCCCAGCTCCTGGAGATGGCCACGCTGCACGACATCGGCAAG TGTGTGGAGGAGATCCTCAGCTACCTGAAGTCCTGTTTCTCCAGAGAACCTACCATGGCCACGGTGTGCGTGCAACAG TTGTTAAAGACTCTGTTTGGCACCAACCTGGCCTCCCAGTACGAGGGGGCCCTGAGTGGGCCGAGCCGCTCCCAGGGCCGGGCCCTGCGTCTGGGCTCGTCCAGCCTGCGCCCCGGCCTCTACCACTACTGTTTCAtggccccctacacacacttcACCCAGGCCCTGGCTGACGCCAGCCTCCGCAACATGGTCCAGGCTGAGCAGGAACAGGACGCCTCCGG gtggtttgatgtgatgcagaAGGTGTCCAACCAGCTCAAGTCCAGCATCACCAACGTCACTCGCCAGCGAGGagacaag aacGCCATCCACAACCACATCCGTCTGTTTGAGCCTCTGGTGATCAAGGCCCTGAAGCAGTACACCACCAGCACCTCAGTGGGCCTGCAGAGACAGGTGCTGGACCTGCTGGCTCAGCTGGTCCAGCTCAGGGTCAACTACTGCCTGCTGGACTCGGACCag gtgttcatAGGCTTCGTCCTCAAGCAGTTTGAGTACATCGAGGTGGGCCAGTTCAG agactcgGAGGCCATCGTCCCCAACATCTTCTTCTTCCTGGTGCTGCTGTCGTACGAGCGCTACCACTCCAAGCAGATCATCAGCATTCCCAAGATCATCCAGCTGTGCGACGGCATCATGGCCAGCGGGCGCAAGGCCGTCACACACG ccaTCCCCGCTCTCCAGCCTATCGTCCATGACCTGTTTGTGCTGAGGGGCTCCAACAAGGCAGACGCTGGGAAGGAGCTGGAGACTCagaaggaggtggtggtgtcCATGCTGCTGCGCCTCATCCAGCACCACcag gtgctggAGATGTTCATCCTGGTCCTGCAGCAGTGCCACAAGGAGAACGAGGACAAGTGGAAGAGACTCTCCCGCCAGATCGCTGACGTCATACTCCCCATGATCGGCAAGCAGCAG AtgcacctggactccccggaGGCTCTGGGGGTGTTGAACACCCTGTTTGAGACGgtggccccctcctctctgaggcCCGTAGACATGCTGCTGAAGAGCATGTTCACCACCCCCGCCAccatg gcctctgTTGGTACGGTCCAGCTGTGGGTGTCTGGCATCCTGGCCATCCTGAGGGTCCTGGTCTCCCAGTCCACGGAGGACATCGTCCTGTCCCGCGTccatgagctctctctctcccccagcctgctgTCCTGCCCCGCCATCCGCCACCTGCACCTGGacggccccgcccccccgccgcccggccccgccccctccggcGGCCCGGAGGCCAACGTGGAGACGCAGAGGGCGGCGCCGGAGGAGACCTTTGCCAG gttcctGCTCCAGCTGGTGGGGGTTCTGCTGGAGGACATCTCGTCCAGGCAGGTGAAGGTGGACATGACGGAGCAGCAGCACACCTTCTACTGCCAGCAGCTGGGCACCCTGCTCATGTGCCTCATCCACATCTTCAAGAgcg GAATGTTCCGGAGGATCACGGCGGCGGCGACCCGCCtcctgaagggggaggggggggcggcggctgcggggggcggggccagcgaCGGGGGCGAGTTCTACCCCCTGGAGGGTCTGAACGCCATGGTGCAGTGTCTGAccaccacacacccctcactGGTGCTGCTGTGGTGCCAGGTGCTGCTCATCATCCACTACACCAACTACTCCTGGTGGGCCGAGGTGCACCAGACGcccag gggccacagcctgtcctcctccaAGCTGCTGAGCCCCCACTCCTccagcgagggggaggaggagaagccggAGGCGCGGCTGGCCATGGTCAACCGGGAGATCGTCCGGCGGGGCGCGCTCATCCTCTTCTGTGACTACGTG tgtCAGAACCTCCACGACTCGGAGCACCTGACCTGGCTGATGGTGAACCACGTGCGCGACCTCATCAACCTGTCCCACGAGCCGCCGGTGCAGGACTTCATCAGCGCCGTGCACCGCAACTCGGCCGCCAGCGGCCTCTTCATCCAGGCCATCCACTCCCGCTGCGACAACCTCGCCACG cccACCATGTTGAGGAAGACCCTGCAGTGTCTGGAGGGCATCCACCTGAGCCAGTCTGGCTCTCTGCTCATGCTGTACGTGGACAAGCTGCTCAGCACGCCCTTCAGGGTGCTGGCGCGCATGGTGGACACGCTGGCCTGCCGCCGCGTGGAGATGCTGCTGGCCGAGACGCTGCAG aacAGCGTAGCTCAGCTTCCTGTAGAGGAACTGGACCGTCTCCAGGAGTACCTTCAGACCAGCGGACTGGCTCAGAG GCATCAGAGGTTCTATTCCCTGCTGGACAGGTTCCGAGCCACCGTTGCCGAGGAAACGAGCAGCCCCGCCCCTCCCGTGACATCACACCCCCTGGATGGGGACCCGCCCCCTGCCCCAGAGTTGGTCATTGCTGACAAG GAATGGTACGTGTCTTTGGTGAAGTCACAGTGCTGTCTCCGTGGCGACGGAGCTCTCACGGAGACCACGGAACTCCTGACCAAACTACCTCCCACTGACCTGTCCAGCATCATGAGCtgcaag gagTTCAACCTGAGTCTCCTCTGCCCCTGTCTGAGTATGGGGCTGCAGAGGTTGACCAGGGGTCAAGGGTCGTTGCTGCTGGAGACGGCCCTACAGGTGACCCTGGAGCAGCTGGGCAGTGTCACGCAGCAACTTCCTGTCCCTCACCAGTCCTTCCTGCCGCCCTCTGAACCCTCACCCTACTGGGACAAGCTGGCTGAAGTCTATG gagaGGCAGGTTTCTGCCCCAGGGTTCTGTCTCTGTGCCGCGCCCTGTCCCagtacctgctgtgtgtgtcccagctgcCTTCCTCGTTCCACATCCCGTCGGACAAGGagcacctcatcacctccttcACTTGCCTGGTCACCGAG gtggtGGCGTGGCGTCTGCTCCAGGACCAGGTGCCTCTGAGCGTGGACCTCCAGGGGGCCCTGTCCTGCCTGTGCCTGGCCCTGCAGCAGCCCTGCATCTGGAGCCGCCTGGCCTCGGCcgcctacaccacacacacctgctccctggtGCACTGCCTCCGGCTCCTCATCACCGCAG tggcGGTGGGTCCAGGAGACCAGCTGCTGCGcccagagaggaagatagacaAGGGTCGAGACTCAGACTCTGACCAGGTCGACTCTCCACACCTCGACA acgTGTGTGAGCGCCGTGCGTGTGAGACCATGGCAGAGCTGGTGGAGGGGCTCCAGAGCGTCCTGGCACTTGGTCACCATAGGAACAGCTCCATCCCTGCCTTCCTCACCCCGACACTACGCAACATTGTCATCAGTCTGTCCAGACTGCCCTTGGTCAACAGCTACACACGAGTGCCCCcactg gtgtggaagCTGGGCTGGTCCCCTCGGCCAGGTGGAGAGTTTGGCACAGCCCTCCCTGAGATCCCTGTGGAGTTCCTTCAGGAGAAGGATGTCTTCAGAGAGTTCCTCTACCGCATCAACACACTGG GCTGGAGCAGCAGAACCCAGTTTGAGGAGACGTGGGCCACTTTGCTGGGGGTGCTGGTCACCCAACCGCTCCCTatggaccaggaggaggagacccagcaggag GAGGATCTGGAGAGGACTCAGATCAACGTGCTGGCCGTCCAGGCCATCAGCTCCCTGGTGCTGAGCGCCATGACCCTGCCCACCGCTGGCAACCCTGCCGTCAGCTGTCTGGAGCAGCAGCCACGCAACAAGAGCCTGAAGGCTCTCGACactcg GTTTGGCCGGAAGCTGTCTGTGATccgaggggaggtggagagagagatccaggctCTGGTGTCCAAGAGAGACAATGTCCACactcaccacccctaccacgcCTGGGACCCCGTACCCTCGCTGTCTGCTGCCTCCgcag GCACCCTGATCAGCCACGAGAAGCTGCTGCTCCAGATCAacacagagagggagctgggcaACATGGACTACAAGCTGGGCCAGGTGTCCATCCACTCTGTGTGGCTGGGCAACAACATCAcccccctgagggaggaggagtggggcgaggacgaggaggacgagaccgacgccccagcccccacctcaccacccacctcccccatcaactccag GAAGCACCGAGCAGGGGTGGACATCCACTCGTGCTCCCAGTTCCTGTTGGAGCTCTACAGCCAGTGGGTCCTCCCCGGTTCCCCTAGCAACAGGAGGACCCCCGTGGTGCTGATCAGCGAGGTGGTCCGCTCG ttgTTAGCTGTGTCCGACCTGTTCACAGAGAGGAACCAGTTTGACATGATGTTCTCCACCCTGATGGAGCTGCAGAAGGTGCATCCCCCTGAGGACGAGATCCTCAACCAGTACCTGGTGCCGGCCATCTGCAAGGCTGCTGCCGTACTTGGGATG gacaaGGCGATAGCGGAGCCCGTGTGCCGCCTGCTGGAGACCACCCTCCGCAGCACCCACCTCCCCAGCCGCATGGGTGCTCTCCACGGCGTGCTGTACGTGCTGGAGTGTGACCTGCTGGACGACACGGCCAAGCAGCTGATCCCCGCCGTGTCCGAGTACCTGCTGTCCAACCTCCGCGCCATCGCACA cTGTGTGAACCTGCATAACCAGCAGCACGTGTTGGTGATGTGTGCCGTGGCCTTCTACATGATGGAGAACTACCCTCTGGATGTGGGAGCCGACTTCACCGCCGGAGTCATCCAG acgtgCGCCGTGATGGTGTCGTCCAGCGAGGAGTCCACCCCGTCGGTCATCTACCACTGCGTCCTGAGGGGTCTGGAGCGCCTGCTGCTGTCGGAGCAGCTGTCCCGGCTGGACAGCGAGGCGCTGGTCAAGCTCAGCGTGGAGCGCGTCAACATGCCCAGCCCCCATAGGGCCATGGCCGCGCTGGGGCTCATGCTCACCTGCATGTACACCG CGGTGGTTGCGTCGGGTTCAGAGGTCACAGAGGTTAGGGGTCAGGTTGGCGTTGGCGAGGCGGTGGCGGTCACCGCTGGTCCTGTTGGTTTCTCCTCAGGCAAGGAGAAGGCCAGCCCCGGTCGCCCCGCCGACGCGGACCCCCAGGCCCCCGACAGCGAGTCCGTCATCGTCGCCATGGAGAGGGTGTCCGTGCTCTTTGACAA GATCCGTAAGGGTTTCCCCAGCGAGGCGCGGGTGGTGGCCAGGATCCTGCCACAGTTCCTGGACGACTTCTTCCCTCCGCAGGACGTCATGAACAAGGTCATCGGGGAGTTCCTGTCCAATCAGCAGCCTTATCCACAATTCATGGCCAGCGTGGTTTACAAG GTGTTTCAGACTCTGCATGCGACAGGCCAGTCATCGATGGTGCGTGACTGGGTGCTGCTGTCCCTGTCCAACTTCACCCAGAGGACGCCCGTGGCCATGGCCATGTGGTCGCTCTCCTGCTTCTTCgtgtctgcctccacctcccagtGGATCTCCGCCCT CCTGCCTCACGTGATCAGCCGTATGGGAAAGAGCGAGGTGGTGGACGTCAACCTCTTCTGCCTGGTGGCCATGGACTTCTACCGGCACCAGATCGACGAGGAGCTGGACCGCCGGGCCTTCCAGTCCGTCTTCGAGACGGTGGCCTCACCTGGCAGCCCCTACCACCAGCTCCTGGCCTGCCTGCTCTCCATCCACCAGGACACCTCCCTCTGA